A genome region from Anolis carolinensis isolate JA03-04 chromosome 6, rAnoCar3.1.pri, whole genome shotgun sequence includes the following:
- the LOC100553133 gene encoding serine protease 27 isoform X2 codes for MRDLKNEPWKESLKHLAMHRCREMWMPQKMNPTGSHLSRTRQVCGRPAALNRNVGGEDSIEGEWPWQASVRKMGKHICGGALITHEWVVTAAHCFRPDDDPYQYTVMLGANKLENSQPQKQSIGVGNIIRNPRYAGEATSGDIALVRLIRPVRFTNYIIPICVPTANVEFPPGMKCWVTGWGDISEGQDLPSPKKLQKLQVPIIDTQTCRRLYNIDMGQSLPRKQIQNDMMCAGYAEGMKDTCKGDSGGPLMCKINREWLLAGIVSWGEGCAERNRPGVYIRLTSYQDWIGRIIPDLQFVDARKSNNKIKNQGLSGADGRETSFFLIALLSMLVWTLNNVLALA; via the exons GTTCTCATTTGTCGCGTACTCGTCAAG TATGTGGCCGACCGGCTGCCCTGAATAGGAATGTTGGGGGTGAGGACTCCATAGAAGGCGAGTGGCCGTGGCAGGCTAGTGTGAGGAAGATGGGCAAACATATATGTGGAGGGGCTCTGATCACCCATGAGTGGGTTGTGACAGCAGCACATTGTTTCCGACC AGATGATGATCCATACCAATATACTGTGATGTTAGGTGCCAACAAACTGGAAAATTCCCAGCCCCAAAAGCAATCCATAGGGGTTGGAAATATCATCAGAAACCCACGGTATGCAGGGGAGGCTACAAGTGGAGACATTGCCTTAGTACGGTTGATTCGTCCAGTGAGGTTCACAAATTACATCATTCCAATATGTGTGCCTACAGCCAATGTGGAGTTTCCCCCAGGCATGAAGTGCTGGGTCACTGGATGGGGAGACATCAGTGAAGGAC AGGACCTACCTTCTCCAAAGAAACTCCAAAAACTCCAGGTGCCCATAATAGACACCCAAACCTGTAGAAGACTTTACAATATTGATATGGGACAGAGCTTGCCCCGGAAACAAATCCAAAATGATATGATGTGCGCTGGATATGCGGAGGGCATGAAGGATACATGCAAG GGTGATTCTGGAGGCCCGCTCATGTGCAAGATTAACCGGGAATGGCTCCTGGCTGGTATTGTGAGCTGGGGAGAAGGCTGTGCTGAGAGGAACCGTCCTGGTGTGTACATTCGCTTGACTTCATACCAGGACTGGATTGGAAGGATTATTCCTGATCTTCAGTTTGTTGATGCTAGGAAGTCTAACAACAAAATCAAGAATCAAGGCCTCAGTGGAGCTGATGGGAGGGAGACAAGCTTCTTTCTCATAGCTCTGCTTAGTATGTTGGTGTGGACTCTCAATAATGTCTTGGCACTGGCATAG